A single region of the Ictalurus punctatus breed USDA103 chromosome 17, Coco_2.0, whole genome shotgun sequence genome encodes:
- the LOC108278208 gene encoding calponin-3, which yields MAQFNKGPAYGLSAEVRSKIAQKYDGQKEEELRYWIEEVTGMPIGENFQLGLKDGVILCELINKLQPGSVKKINKSKLNWHKLENLGNFIKAILAYGMKPNDIFEANDLFENGNMTQVQTTLLALAGMAKTKGMGTRVDIGVKYADKQERSFDEEKLKAGNCVIGLQMGTNKCASQAGMTAYGTRRHLYDPKSQTDKPYDQTTISLQMGTNKGASQAGMGAPGTRRDIYDQKVSLQPMDNSTISLQMGTNKTASQKGMSAYGLGRQIYDPKYCPSTGEPGAHTNGSQGTGTTGSEVSDTDYQADYQAEYHHEYQPQYDDYRGHYDQGVDY from the exons ATTGCTCAGAAGTATGACGGtcagaaggaggaggagttgcGCTACTGGATCGAGGAGGTCACCGGCATGCCCATTGGTGAGAACTTCCAGCTGGGGCTGAAGGACGGCGTCATCCTTTGCGA gctGATCAACAAACTCCAGCCTGGctctgtaaagaaaataaacaaatccaaGCTCAACTGGCATAAG CTTGAGAACCTGGGCAACTTCATCAAGGCCATTCTTGCATATGGCATGAAGCCAAATGACATATTTGAAGCTAATGACCTGTTTGAGAACGGGAACATGACGCAGGTCCAGACCACACTGCTCGCCCTGGCTGGCATG GCAAAGACCAAAGGCATGGGCACCAGGGTTGATATCGGTGTGAAGTATGCAGACAAGCAGGAACGCAGTTTCGACGAAGAGAAGTTGAAGGCTGGAAACTGTGTCATTGGCTTACAG ATGGGGACGAATAAATGTGCCAGTCAGGCTGGCATGACTGCTTACGGCACCCGAAGACATCTTTATGACCCAAAGTCCCAAACGGACAAGCCGTATGACCAGACTACCATTAGCTTGCAGATGGGTACCAATAAGGGAGCAAGTCAG GCTGGCATGGGTGCCCCCGGCACCCGGCGAGACATCTACGACCAGAAGGTGTCTCTGCAACCGATGGACAACTCCACCATCTCTCTGCAGATGGGCACCAACAAAACAGCCTCACAGAAGGGCATGAGTGCTTATGGCCTGGGCAGGCAGATCTATGACCCCAAATACTGCCCCTCaactggggagcctggagcccacACCAATGGCAGCCAGGGCACAGGCACCACCGGCTCCGAGGTCAGCGACACCGACTACCAGGCTGACTACCAAGCAGAATACCACCATGAGTACCAGCCGCAATATGACGACTATCGTGGCCACTATGACCAGGGTGTTGATTATTAG